The nucleotide window CGCCGGGGCGCCGAGCGGCGTGGCGTCGTCGGCCGCGAGCACGATGATGCCGTCGTGATCGTCGCCGAGCCCGAGCTCGTCCTCGGCGCACAGCATGCCGGGCGAGTCGACGCCCTTGACCGCCTTGGTGGCCAGGGTCATGCCGCCCGGCAGGGTCGCGCCCGGCGGCGCCCACAGCACCTTGCGCCCGGGCTCAGGCACGTGGGCGCGCCGCACACCACCTGGGTCGCCGGGCCCGTCGGGCGCGACGATGACGTCGACCAGGGTCAGCCCGGTCGACTGCGGGTGCGGCCGCTTGGCGACCACCTGCGCGACCACGACGCCGGTGAACCCACAGCCCAGATCGGTCAGGCCCTCGATCTCCAGGCCGCCCGCGGTCAGCGCCCGCGCGCCCTCCTCCACCGTCGGCGTCGTCGGCAGATCACACAACTCGAGCAGCCAGGACCAGAGCACCTTCATGAGAAACCTCGGGATCGAAGACAGAGACGGAGAGATGGAGAGAGAGAGAGAGAGACGGGGCAGCGTGGAGCCGGAGCCGGAACCGGAGCCGGAGCCGGAGCCGGAGCCGGAGCCGGAGCCGGAGCCGGACCGGAGCCGGAACCGGAACCGAGCCGGAGCCGGAGCCGGAGCCGAGCCGAGCCGAGCCGAGCCGGAGCCGGAGCCGGAGCTGAGGACCTGAGCCGGAGCCCGGAGCCGGAGCCGGAGCCGGAGCCCGAGCCGGAGCCGGAGCCCTAGAACTGGCTCAGGAACCGAAGATCGCCCTCGTAGTACAGCTTGATGTCGGTGACGTTGTGCCGAAGCATCGCCATGCGCTCGATGCCCATGCCGAACGCGAAGCCGGTATAGACCTCGGCGTCGATGCCGACCTGGGCGAACACGTCGGGGTCGACCATGCCGGCGCCGCCGATCTCGATCCAGCCGGTGCCCTTGCACAGCCGGCAGCCGGCGCCGCGGCAGAACGCGCACGTGAAGTCGACCTCGACGCCGGGCTCGACGAACGGGAAGTAGCTGGGGCGGAACCGCACCTCGAGCCCGCCGCCGCCGAAGAACCGGTTGGCGAAGTGGGTGAGCACGCCCTTGAGGTCGCTGAAGCGGATGCCGCGATCGACGACGAGCCCCTCGATCTGGCTGAACATCGGGCTGTGGGTGGCGTCGTCGTCGCGGCGGTAGACCACGCCCGGCGCGACGATCCGGATCGGCGGCGGGTGCCCCTGCATCGTCCGGATCTGCACGGGCGAGGTGTGCGTGCGCAGCACGATCTCGTCGGCGACGTAGAAGGTGTCCTGCATGTCGCGCGCGGGGTGATCCTTGGGGATCGCGAGCGCCTCGAAGGTGTGCCAGTCGGTCTCGATCTGCGGGCCCTCGGCGACCGCGAAGCCGAGCTCGGCGAAGATGTCGACCAGCTCGAGCCGGACCTGCGTCAGCAGGTGCAGCCGACCGGCGGCGACCGGCCGCGCCGGCAGCGTCAGGTCGACGGTGCGCGCCAGATCGGCGGCGCGGCGGGCGGCGGTCAACGCGGCCAGCCGGGCCTCGACCGCGGCGGCGATGGCGTCCTTGACCCGGTTGGCGGCCTCGCCGACCCGGGGACGGTCGCCGGGCGGCAGCTTGCCCAGCTCCTTCATCACCGCGGACACCTGGCCCTTCTTGCCGAGGAACTGGGCCTGGGTCGCGCGCATGGCCTGCTCGTCGTCGAGCGGCGCGATCGCGGTGGCGAACTCGCCGGCGAGCCGCTCGAGCTGCGCGATGAGATCGTCGGTTGCGGGTGCGGTCGTCATGGGTCCTCCGGCCGGGCCGGGCCCGGCGCCGAAAACACGTCGAGGCCGCATAGGCGGCCTCGGAAGTACGCGCGCTTGGTGCGCGACCGGCCGGCTACTTGGCGGCGGTGGCGATCGCCTGGAAGGCGGCGGGATCGCTGATCGCGATCTCCGACAACATCTTGCGATTGATCGCGATGTTGGCCTTGTGCAGCGAGCCGAGGAGCTTGGAGTAGCTGATGCCGATCGTCCGGGCCGCCGCGTTGATGCGGGTGATCCAGAGCGACCGGAAGTCCCGCTTGCGCACCTTGCGCGAGCGGTACATGTGCATCCATGCGTGCTGGACCGCCTCGTTGGCAGCGGCGTGGCAGCTGGAGCGCTTGCCGCGGAATCCCGAGGCAGCCTTCAGGATGCGGTTACGACGACGGCGGGCCTTGAAGCCACGTTTTGCGCGGGGCATGACGTACCTCTATCCTGAGTTTCAGGCGCCGTAGGGCAGCATCGCTTCGATCTGATGCTGCTGGCTCGCGCCGATGTACTTGCCGTTGCGGGCCTGACGCTTGCGCTTCTGCGACCGACCGGTCAACAGGTGGCGCTTGAACGTGCCGCCGAACTTGAACTTGCCGGTGGCGGTCTTCTTGAACCGCTTCTTGGCACCGGAGTGCGTCTTGATCTTGGGCATAGCTACCGGGGTTCCACCCGGGTTGGGCGGAAGCGGGTTTATGCCCGAACCGCCCGTGGCTGACAAGTCTCTTGTGTCGTCAAAAACCGGGATCCGCCCGCCCCGCCCGCTCCCTGCTGTACAAGGGCCCGAAAGCGCCCCGGGATGCGACCGGATTCGCACCTGATCGCCGGGCTGGATCCGTCACCGGGGTCCGGATCCGCGATCGGATCCGGATCCGAGACCGGCACCGAGACCGGCTCCGACACCGGCTCCGACACCGGGGCCGACACCGGCTCCGGCACCGAGACCGGCTCCGACACCGGCTCCGACTCCGACACCGGCTCCGACACCGGCTCCGGCTCCGGCTCCGACACCGGCTCCGACACCGGCTCCGACACCGGCACCGGCTCCGACGCCGACACCGGCTCCGAGGCCGGCTCCGACACCGGCTCCGACGCCGGGGCCCGGAGAGGCCGACCCTGGTGGATCAGGCCTCGGCGGGCGCTTCGGCCTCGTCGTCGTCGTCCGAGTCGTCGACGTCGGCGTTGATGGCGTCGAGGTCGTCGTCCTCGTCCTCCTCGACGTCCGGCGGCGGCGCGTGGCCCGCGGCCTTGGCCGCGTCCTTCTTGGCTTGCATGGCCGCGAGCTGCTGCTTGCGGATCTCGGAGGCGCGGCGGACCACGTTGGGCTTGGGCGCGATGATCATGATCATGCGCCGGCCTTCCATGTTCGGGATGACCTCGACGCCGGCCAGATCGGCGGTGGCCGCGACCACGCGGTCGAGCACGTTCTTGCCGGTCTGCGGGTGCGTGATCTCGCGGCCGCGGAACACGACCGCCAGGCGGACCTTGTTGCCCGCCTCGAGGAAGCGCCGGACATGCTTCACCTTGAAGTCCATGTCGTGGCCCTCGGTCTTCGGGCGGAACTTGATCTCTTTGATCTCGACCGTCGAGGCGTGCTTCTTGGCCTTCTGCTTCTGCTTGGCCTGCTCGTACTTGTACTTGCCGTAGTCCATGATCCGGCACACCGGCGGGAAGGCGCGGGGCGAGATCTCGACGAGGTCGAGGCCCTTCTCCTCCGCGAGGCGCACGGCCTCGTGGGTGGGCAGCACCCCGAGCTGCTCGCCACCGTCTTCGACGATGACGCGGACCTCGGGCACGCGGATGCGGTGATTGATGCGCAGGCCGCCCTGGGGGCGGCGGCGGTCGTCACGACCCGGGGGTCGGCCGTTCATGGAGAAACACTCGAAAACGTCATCGGAATCCTTGGAGGGCGTGGACCGCGCGGACGCGGCGCACCGGTTCTACCGCAACTCGCCGGGCGTTTGTCTAGCCCGGATCACGATCAGACACCGCGATCACGCCGCGGTGGGGGCCGGCAGCCCCCCACGGGGGATGGCCGCGGCGGCCCGGAGGTGCTCGATGAAGGCGTCGATGGCCATGGCCGGCAGCTGGGCGCCCTCGCGGGTCCGCACCGCCACCGCCCGGGCCTCGACCTCCTTGTCGCCGCACACGAGCATGAACGGC belongs to Myxococcales bacterium and includes:
- a CDS encoding translation initiation factor IF-3; amino-acid sequence: MNGRPPGRDDRRRPQGGLRINHRIRVPEVRVIVEDGGEQLGVLPTHEAVRLAEEKGLDLVEISPRAFPPVCRIMDYGKYKYEQAKQKQKAKKHASTVEIKEIKFRPKTEGHDMDFKVKHVRRFLEAGNKVRLAVVFRGREITHPQTGKNVLDRVVAATADLAGVEVIPNMEGRRMIMIIAPKPNVVRRASEIRKQQLAAMQAKKDAAKAAGHAPPPDVEEDEDDDLDAINADVDDSDDDDEAEAPAEA
- the rplT gene encoding 50S ribosomal protein L20, whose protein sequence is MPRAKRGFKARRRRNRILKAASGFRGKRSSCHAAANEAVQHAWMHMYRSRKVRKRDFRSLWITRINAAARTIGISYSKLLGSLHKANIAINRKMLSEIAISDPAAFQAIATAAK
- the rpmI gene encoding 50S ribosomal protein L35; protein product: MPKIKTHSGAKKRFKKTATGKFKFGGTFKRHLLTGRSQKRKRQARNGKYIGASQQHQIEAMLPYGA
- the pheS gene encoding phenylalanine--tRNA ligase subunit alpha, with the translated sequence MTTAPATDDLIAQLERLAGEFATAIAPLDDEQAMRATQAQFLGKKGQVSAVMKELGKLPPGDRPRVGEAANRVKDAIAAAVEARLAALTAARRAADLARTVDLTLPARPVAAGRLHLLTQVRLELVDIFAELGFAVAEGPQIETDWHTFEALAIPKDHPARDMQDTFYVADEIVLRTHTSPVQIRTMQGHPPPIRIVAPGVVYRRDDDATHSPMFSQIEGLVVDRGIRFSDLKGVLTHFANRFFGGGGLEVRFRPSYFPFVEPGVEVDFTCAFCRGAGCRLCKGTGWIEIGGAGMVDPDVFAQVGIDAEVYTGFAFGMGIERMAMLRHNVTDIKLYYEGDLRFLSQF